In the genome of Microbacterium saperdae, one region contains:
- a CDS encoding carboxyl transferase domain-containing protein, whose product MPATQESLAAALRDRLATAARGGPEPSRERHVARGKLLPRDRVARLLDEGSPFLEVAPLAADGLYGGEAPGAGVIAGIGLVHGRHVMVVCNDATVKGGTYYPMTVKKHLRAQEIALENRLPCLYLVDSGGAFLPRQDEVFPDREHFGRIFFNQANMSAVGIPQLAAVLGSCTAGGAYVPAMSDETVIVRGQGTIFLGGPPLVKAAIGEIVTAEELGGGELHARRSGVVDHLAEDDEHALEILRDIVATLPPPAEPAWEILPSREPEERSSLYDVVPVDVNAAYDVHEVISRLVDADSFREFKAEYGTTLITGFARLHGHPIGIIANNGVLFSESAQKGAHFIELSDQRGIPLLFLQNITGFMVGSEAEAGGIAKDGAKMVTAVASTRVPKLTVIIGGSFGAGNYSMCGRAYSPRFLWTWPASRISVMGGPQAASVLATVKEDQLTARGEEWSAQERSDFETPIREQYEAQGEPYYATARLWDDGIVDPAQTRDLLGLALDVVARTPLPEPRFGVFRM is encoded by the coding sequence AGCGTCATGTCGCGCGCGGCAAGCTGCTCCCACGCGATCGGGTGGCGCGGCTGCTCGACGAGGGCAGTCCCTTCCTCGAGGTCGCCCCGCTCGCGGCGGACGGTCTGTACGGGGGAGAAGCGCCGGGAGCGGGGGTGATCGCCGGGATCGGCCTGGTGCACGGCCGCCACGTCATGGTGGTGTGCAACGACGCCACGGTCAAGGGCGGCACGTACTACCCGATGACCGTCAAGAAGCACCTGCGCGCGCAGGAGATCGCGCTCGAGAACCGCCTCCCGTGCCTCTATCTGGTTGATTCGGGCGGTGCCTTCCTGCCCCGGCAGGACGAGGTGTTCCCCGACCGCGAGCATTTCGGGCGCATCTTCTTCAACCAGGCCAACATGTCGGCAGTAGGGATCCCGCAGCTCGCTGCCGTGCTCGGGTCCTGCACGGCCGGAGGGGCGTATGTGCCGGCGATGAGCGACGAGACCGTCATCGTGCGGGGGCAGGGCACGATCTTCCTCGGCGGCCCTCCGTTGGTGAAGGCGGCGATCGGGGAGATCGTGACGGCCGAAGAACTCGGCGGCGGTGAACTGCATGCACGTCGCAGCGGTGTGGTGGACCACCTGGCAGAGGACGATGAGCACGCGCTCGAGATCCTCCGTGACATCGTCGCCACGCTGCCTCCGCCCGCAGAGCCGGCGTGGGAGATCCTTCCCAGCCGGGAGCCGGAGGAGCGGTCGTCGCTGTACGACGTGGTCCCCGTCGACGTGAACGCGGCCTACGACGTGCATGAGGTCATCAGCCGACTGGTCGACGCCGACAGTTTCCGCGAGTTCAAGGCCGAGTACGGCACGACCCTCATCACCGGCTTCGCCCGACTGCACGGGCATCCCATCGGCATCATCGCCAACAACGGCGTGCTGTTCAGTGAGTCGGCGCAGAAGGGGGCGCACTTCATCGAGCTGAGCGACCAGCGCGGCATCCCCTTGCTGTTCTTGCAGAACATCACCGGATTCATGGTCGGATCGGAGGCCGAGGCCGGCGGGATCGCGAAGGATGGGGCCAAGATGGTCACCGCCGTCGCCAGCACCCGGGTGCCCAAGCTGACGGTGATCATCGGCGGATCCTTCGGCGCCGGGAACTACTCGATGTGCGGTCGCGCCTATTCGCCGCGGTTCCTGTGGACGTGGCCCGCGAGTCGCATCTCCGTCATGGGCGGCCCGCAGGCAGCCTCCGTGCTCGCCACGGTCAAGGAGGATCAGCTCACCGCGCGGGGTGAGGAGTGGTCTGCGCAGGAACGCAGCGACTTCGAGACACCGATCCGCGAACAGTACGAAGCACAGGGGGAGCCCTACTACGCCACCGCCCGACTCTGGGATGACGGGATCGTCGATCCCGCGCAGACGCGCGATCTGCTCGGGCTCGCACTCGACGTCGTCGCCCGCACCCCGCTGCCCGAACCGCGCTTCGGCGTCTTCCGGATGTGA
- a CDS encoding DEAD/DEAH box helicase has product MLSPSFPQRAPWGTANKLRAWQQEALEQYFAADQRDFLVAATPGAGKTTFALTLAVELMRIGEVNRIIVVAPTEHLKTQWADAAARVHIRLDPRFRNSDWAPARHYHGAVVTYAQVAAKSSVHRHLTEDAKTLVILDEVHHGGDALSWGDAIRDAYGPAKRRLLLSGTPFRSDTAPIPFVEYHPDESGARISRTDYNYGYGRALADGVVRPVLFHMYAGKMRWRTTTGDELETHLGQDNTKDVTSQAWRTALDPEGDWMPAVLSAADRRLTEIRHHVPDAGGLVLATDQTVARAYAKILHSITGQQPTIVLSDDATASERIEKFSANDARWMVAVRMVSEGVDVPRLAVGVYATSSSTPLFFAQAIGRFVRARRRGEAASVFLPQVPVLMGLANEMDKQRDHALDRQSKEDDGLEDSLLESANREEETSDALTQEFSYQALSSVAHFDRVVFEGQEFGQLAEPGTPEEEEFIGFPGLLEPEHVHELLIQRQSRQSRLREARETAAGPDETTTLPAPLHRTLKEQRQLLNSLVGLYARQRGEPHGAVHAELRRICGGPAVAQATVTQLQSRIEVLRKRVRA; this is encoded by the coding sequence ATGCTCTCACCGTCCTTTCCTCAGCGCGCCCCTTGGGGAACCGCGAACAAGCTGCGCGCCTGGCAGCAGGAGGCCCTCGAACAGTACTTCGCGGCGGATCAGCGCGACTTCCTCGTCGCCGCCACACCCGGGGCAGGGAAGACCACCTTCGCTCTCACCCTCGCTGTCGAGCTCATGCGAATCGGTGAGGTCAATCGCATCATCGTGGTGGCCCCGACCGAGCATCTCAAGACGCAGTGGGCCGACGCGGCGGCGCGCGTGCACATCCGCCTCGACCCCCGCTTCCGCAACAGCGACTGGGCACCCGCGCGGCATTATCACGGGGCGGTCGTGACGTATGCCCAGGTGGCCGCGAAGTCCTCGGTGCATCGGCATCTGACCGAAGACGCCAAGACTCTCGTGATCCTCGACGAGGTCCACCACGGCGGTGACGCACTCAGCTGGGGCGACGCCATCCGCGACGCCTACGGCCCGGCGAAGCGGCGCCTGCTCCTCTCCGGTACACCTTTCCGCAGCGACACGGCACCGATCCCGTTCGTCGAGTACCACCCCGACGAGTCCGGCGCACGCATCTCCCGCACCGACTACAACTACGGCTACGGTCGAGCCCTGGCCGACGGCGTCGTCCGCCCTGTGCTGTTCCACATGTACGCGGGCAAGATGCGCTGGCGCACCACGACGGGAGACGAGCTCGAGACGCACCTGGGCCAGGACAACACGAAGGATGTGACGTCGCAGGCCTGGCGCACGGCGCTCGATCCCGAGGGGGACTGGATGCCGGCGGTGCTGTCCGCCGCCGACCGCCGTCTCACCGAGATCCGCCACCACGTCCCCGATGCCGGAGGGCTCGTGCTCGCGACCGATCAGACGGTCGCTCGGGCCTACGCCAAGATCCTGCACAGCATCACGGGACAGCAGCCGACGATCGTGCTCTCGGACGATGCGACCGCGTCGGAGCGGATCGAGAAGTTCAGCGCGAACGATGCCCGATGGATGGTCGCCGTGCGCATGGTGTCGGAGGGCGTCGACGTCCCGCGTCTCGCCGTCGGCGTGTACGCCACATCGTCGTCGACCCCGTTGTTCTTCGCGCAGGCCATCGGCCGGTTCGTGCGCGCCCGCCGCCGTGGCGAGGCCGCCAGCGTCTTCCTCCCGCAGGTTCCCGTGCTCATGGGGCTCGCGAACGAGATGGACAAGCAACGCGACCACGCCCTCGACCGGCAATCGAAGGAAGACGACGGCCTGGAGGACTCGCTGCTCGAGAGCGCGAACCGCGAGGAGGAGACGTCGGATGCTCTGACCCAGGAGTTCAGTTATCAGGCGCTCTCGTCGGTCGCGCACTTCGACAGGGTGGTGTTCGAGGGGCAGGAGTTCGGTCAACTGGCTGAGCCCGGCACGCCCGAAGAAGAGGAGTTCATCGGCTTCCCTGGACTTCTCGAGCCGGAGCACGTGCATGAGCTGCTCATCCAGCGGCAGTCCCGTCAGTCCCGCCTTCGAGAGGCGCGTGAGACCGCGGCCGGGCCGGACGAGACGACGACACTGCCGGCACCGCTGCACCGCACCCTGAAGGAGCAGCGCCAGCTTCTGAACAGCCTGGTCGGACTCTACGCCCGCCAGAGAGGTGAGCCTCACGGCGCCGTGCATGCTGAGCTTCGCCGTATCTGCGGCGGACCGGCGGTCGCGCAGGCGACGGTGACACAGCTGCAGTCGCGTATCGAGGTTCTTCGCAAGCGCGTGCGCGCCTGA
- a CDS encoding SGNH/GDSL hydrolase family protein gives MTDQDSTRTPYVDNEAPHPWRRFVAIGDSFTEGIGDPDPRAPGGHRGWADRVAEVLGQQVEDFAYANLAVRGKLIAQIVADQIEPAVALHPDLVSICAGGNDVIRPGTDPDAIAAQLEDAVTRLSSTGAAILLFTGIDTAFTPVFRAFRGKVAIYNENVRAIAERHDCIVADQWALKVVQDPRFFDDDRLHYNALGHHEVARMALRALNVPNDLEAMQPEPIPLRTWREARSEDLGWAREHLVPWVLRRLRHQSSGDNLAAKRPEPSPMVFLTDQD, from the coding sequence ATGACCGACCAGGATTCGACTCGGACCCCGTACGTGGACAACGAGGCCCCGCACCCCTGGCGCCGTTTCGTCGCCATCGGGGACTCTTTCACCGAGGGGATCGGCGACCCCGATCCGCGCGCCCCCGGCGGCCACCGCGGCTGGGCCGACCGCGTCGCCGAAGTTCTCGGGCAGCAGGTGGAGGACTTCGCCTACGCGAATCTGGCGGTGCGCGGAAAGCTCATCGCCCAGATCGTCGCCGACCAGATCGAGCCGGCCGTGGCGCTGCACCCTGATCTCGTGTCGATCTGCGCAGGTGGCAACGACGTCATCCGCCCCGGAACGGATCCCGACGCGATCGCCGCGCAGCTCGAGGACGCGGTCACCCGTCTGTCATCCACGGGCGCCGCGATCCTGCTCTTCACCGGGATCGACACGGCCTTCACCCCGGTCTTCCGCGCATTCCGCGGAAAGGTCGCGATCTACAACGAGAACGTACGGGCCATCGCCGAGCGTCATGATTGCATCGTGGCCGACCAGTGGGCCCTCAAGGTCGTGCAGGATCCCCGCTTCTTCGACGACGATCGCCTGCACTACAACGCACTCGGGCACCATGAGGTCGCCCGTATGGCGCTGCGCGCGCTGAACGTCCCGAACGACCTCGAGGCGATGCAGCCCGAGCCCATTCCGCTGCGCACCTGGCGCGAAGCGCGCTCCGAGGACCTGGGCTGGGCACGCGAGCACCTGGTGCCCTGGGTGCTGCGCCGGCTGCGGCACCAGTCATCGGGCGACAATCTCGCCGCGAAGCGACCGGAGCCTTCTCCCATGGTGTTCCTGACCGACCAGGACTGA
- a CDS encoding HpcH/HpaI aldolase/citrate lyase family protein yields the protein MTFALGPAILFCPADRPERFRTALERADAVILDLEDAVLPAAKATARGNLIDADIDPDRVIVRVNAPGTEAFASDLATLSQTDFRTVMVAKTEDPASLASFDSRFSLIALCETARGVHAADGIAAHPQIVAMMWGAEDLVASIGGTSSRRPDGAYRDVARYARSRVLVEAAAHGKSAIDAVHIDIDDVDGLTDEATDAAASGFAATACIHPSQVSVIRAAYRPDDDTLTWARAVLVAAEQERGVFRFQGRMVDEPVLRHARSVVARGA from the coding sequence ATGACGTTCGCGCTCGGACCCGCGATCCTGTTCTGCCCCGCCGACCGCCCTGAGCGATTCCGCACCGCCCTCGAGCGCGCGGACGCGGTGATCCTCGATCTCGAGGACGCCGTGCTGCCGGCAGCGAAGGCCACGGCGCGCGGAAATCTGATCGATGCGGATATCGATCCCGATCGCGTGATCGTGCGGGTCAACGCGCCGGGAACCGAGGCGTTCGCGTCGGACCTCGCGACCTTGAGCCAGACCGACTTCCGCACCGTGATGGTCGCGAAGACCGAGGACCCGGCGAGTCTGGCCTCGTTCGACTCGCGGTTCTCGCTGATCGCGCTCTGCGAGACGGCCCGCGGTGTGCACGCGGCGGATGGTATCGCCGCGCACCCGCAGATCGTCGCCATGATGTGGGGGGCAGAGGATCTCGTCGCCTCGATCGGCGGTACGTCGAGTCGCCGGCCGGATGGGGCGTATCGGGATGTCGCCCGCTATGCGCGCTCCCGCGTCCTGGTCGAGGCCGCCGCACACGGCAAGAGCGCGATCGACGCCGTGCACATCGACATCGACGACGTGGACGGTCTCACGGACGAGGCGACGGATGCCGCCGCGTCGGGGTTTGCGGCGACGGCCTGCATCCACCCGAGCCAGGTATCGGTGATCCGAGCGGCCTACCGCCCTGATGACGACACACTGACCTGGGCGCGTGCGGTGCTCGTCGCCGCCGAGCAGGAGCGCGGAGTGTTCCGGTTCCAGGGACGTATGGTCGACGAACCGGTCCTGCGGCACGCGCGGTCCGTGGTGGCACGCGGAGCCTGA
- a CDS encoding acyl-CoA dehydrogenase family protein: MEELTEEERELAGMVREFAETVVAPQSYEADRTHTLSMDVVGQMGDLGLFGLPFPEEYGGQGGDYMALGIAIEALGRVDQSIAITLEAGVSLGAMPVYRFGTEEQKQTLLPDLLAGRALAGFGLTEPEAGSDAGATRTTARLEGDEWVIDGSKQFITNSGTPITRFVTVTAVTGSVDGRKEISTIIVPNGTPGFTVEAPYDKVGWNASDTHPLTFESARVPAGNLLGVRGTGFRNFLSILDEGRIAIAALSTGAAEGCLEASVEYAKSRTIFGSALSTRQNAQFTLARMRARVHTARLAWHHAARLRDAGKPFAEQAAIAKLVAGEAAMDNARDATQIFGGNGFMNEFPVARHYRDSKILEIGEGTTEVQLLIIARGLGLAG, encoded by the coding sequence ATGGAAGAGCTGACCGAGGAGGAGCGCGAGCTCGCCGGGATGGTGCGCGAGTTCGCGGAGACGGTGGTCGCGCCGCAGTCCTACGAGGCCGATCGCACCCACACGCTCTCGATGGACGTCGTGGGTCAGATGGGGGATCTCGGGCTGTTCGGTCTGCCGTTCCCCGAGGAGTACGGCGGGCAGGGCGGCGACTACATGGCGCTCGGCATCGCGATCGAGGCGCTCGGGCGCGTCGACCAGTCCATCGCGATCACGCTCGAGGCGGGCGTGAGCCTGGGGGCCATGCCGGTGTACCGGTTCGGCACCGAGGAGCAGAAGCAGACGTTGCTTCCTGACCTGCTCGCCGGTCGCGCTCTCGCCGGATTCGGCCTGACCGAGCCGGAAGCGGGAAGCGATGCCGGAGCCACCCGCACGACGGCGCGGCTCGAGGGCGACGAATGGGTGATCGACGGCTCGAAGCAGTTCATCACGAACTCCGGCACCCCGATCACCCGTTTCGTGACGGTGACGGCCGTGACGGGCAGCGTGGACGGTCGCAAGGAGATCTCCACGATCATCGTCCCCAACGGCACTCCGGGGTTCACGGTCGAGGCGCCCTACGACAAGGTCGGCTGGAACGCCTCGGACACGCACCCGCTGACGTTCGAATCCGCACGCGTGCCGGCGGGGAACCTCCTGGGCGTGCGGGGGACCGGTTTCCGCAACTTCCTCAGCATCCTCGACGAGGGGCGCATCGCGATCGCCGCATTGTCGACCGGTGCCGCAGAGGGATGCCTGGAGGCCTCCGTCGAGTATGCGAAGAGCCGGACGATCTTCGGCAGTGCGCTGAGCACCCGCCAGAACGCGCAGTTCACGCTCGCCCGGATGCGGGCCAGAGTGCACACGGCACGACTCGCCTGGCACCATGCCGCACGTCTTCGCGACGCAGGGAAGCCGTTCGCCGAGCAGGCGGCGATCGCCAAGCTGGTCGCCGGGGAGGCCGCGATGGACAACGCCCGGGACGCCACCCAGATCTTCGGCGGCAACGGCTTCATGAACGAGTTCCCGGTGGCGCGTCATTACCGCGACTCGAAGATCCTCGAGATCGGCGAGGGAACCACCGAGGTCCAGCTACTGATCATCGCGCGTGGTCTCGGGCTCGCCGGGTAG
- a CDS encoding TrmH family RNA methyltransferase, with translation MQLQPVTDPDDRRLDDYRGLTDTALRALSDPSGGLYIAESTKVIARAVAAGHRPRSVLVQERRVDDIRAIVGALDVPVYVVPDEVAEAVTGFAVHRGTIASMHRPALPSVRDVLEGASLVLILENIGDHTNVGAAFRAAAGLGADAVLVSPGGADPLYRRSVRVSMGTVFQVPWTRITDWDTAIADLHAADFDIAALALRDDAVTLDAYAADRPARVALVMGSEGDGLSREAMQGADTIVTIPMSGGVDSLNVASAAAVALWSMKR, from the coding sequence GTGCAACTGCAGCCTGTGACCGATCCTGACGACCGACGCCTCGATGACTATCGCGGGCTCACCGACACGGCCCTTCGCGCCCTGTCGGACCCATCGGGCGGACTGTACATCGCGGAATCGACCAAGGTGATCGCGCGCGCGGTCGCGGCTGGACACCGCCCACGCTCCGTCCTGGTGCAGGAGCGTCGGGTGGACGACATCCGGGCGATCGTCGGCGCTCTCGACGTACCGGTCTACGTCGTCCCCGACGAGGTCGCCGAGGCGGTGACCGGTTTCGCGGTGCACCGGGGGACCATCGCGTCGATGCACCGTCCCGCACTCCCGTCGGTCCGCGACGTGCTCGAAGGCGCATCTCTCGTTCTGATCCTCGAGAACATCGGCGATCACACGAACGTCGGTGCGGCCTTCCGCGCAGCCGCAGGCCTGGGTGCGGACGCCGTGCTCGTGTCACCCGGCGGCGCGGACCCGCTCTACCGGCGCAGCGTGCGCGTGAGCATGGGGACCGTGTTCCAGGTACCGTGGACGCGCATCACGGACTGGGACACCGCGATCGCCGATCTTCATGCCGCCGATTTCGACATCGCAGCACTGGCATTGCGTGATGACGCCGTGACGCTCGATGCCTATGCCGCCGACCGCCCCGCGCGCGTGGCCCTCGTCATGGGCTCGGAAGGTGACGGCCTCTCCCGGGAGGCGATGCAGGGCGCGGACACCATCGTCACGATCCCGATGTCCGGTGGCGTCGACTCGCTCAACGTCGCGTCGGCGGCCGCCGTCGCGCTGTGGTCGATGAAGCGCTGA
- a CDS encoding histidine phosphatase family protein: protein MTLLTLVRHGQTDWNLAKRIQGSTDIPLNDTGRADALAAAGRLAAGTHHAVYASPLVRARETAEIIAGELGLAIEGLVPDLREREFGEGEGMSVPDYIKTFGDWHAEVPGAESLDEVGVRAIAALHRIAADARRRSAPTAESLIVVTHGGVIRAVIDHVSGGTLPQVGDVLANGSAHRFEASPDSLRLLEPVFVR from the coding sequence ATGACTCTGCTCACACTCGTCCGGCACGGTCAGACCGACTGGAATCTCGCCAAGCGCATCCAGGGGTCGACCGACATCCCGCTCAACGACACCGGGCGGGCTGACGCTCTCGCCGCCGCGGGACGTCTGGCCGCCGGCACGCACCACGCGGTCTATGCGAGCCCCCTGGTGCGCGCCCGCGAGACGGCGGAGATCATCGCCGGCGAACTGGGGCTGGCGATCGAGGGTCTCGTCCCCGATCTGCGCGAGCGCGAGTTCGGCGAGGGCGAGGGCATGTCCGTTCCCGACTACATCAAGACCTTCGGCGACTGGCACGCCGAAGTCCCCGGTGCCGAGTCCCTCGACGAGGTCGGCGTGCGCGCGATCGCCGCGCTGCATCGGATCGCCGCCGACGCGCGTCGCCGCTCGGCACCGACGGCGGAGTCTCTCATCGTCGTGACCCATGGCGGTGTGATCCGCGCCGTGATCGATCATGTCTCCGGCGGCACGCTCCCCCAGGTCGGCGACGTCCTCGCCAACGGCTCCGCGCACCGGTTCGAAGCATCGCCGGACTCGCTTCGCCTGCTGGAGCCCGTCTTCGTGCGCTGA
- a CDS encoding MaoC family dehydratase — MTQDIIQRGLYYEEFVVDARYLHRPGRTATEADNVLFTTLTMNTQALHLDAAFADAQEPFHARLMNSMWTLSTMVGASVAQLTQGTLVAQLGLGDITFPKPLFAGDTLYTESIVLEKRLSSSRPGQGIVRIAHTGRNQDDTVVATATRSVLVRTLPEGTPAQ, encoded by the coding sequence GTGACGCAGGACATCATCCAGCGCGGGCTGTACTACGAGGAGTTCGTGGTCGATGCCCGCTACCTCCACCGACCGGGACGCACCGCCACGGAGGCGGACAACGTGCTGTTCACGACGTTGACGATGAACACGCAGGCACTCCACCTCGACGCGGCCTTCGCCGATGCGCAGGAGCCGTTCCATGCGCGGCTGATGAACTCGATGTGGACCCTCTCCACGATGGTGGGCGCATCGGTCGCGCAGCTCACGCAGGGCACGCTCGTCGCGCAGCTCGGTCTCGGGGACATCACCTTCCCGAAACCCCTGTTCGCCGGCGACACCCTCTACACCGAGAGCATCGTGCTCGAGAAGCGGCTCTCCTCCTCCCGACCAGGACAGGGGATCGTGCGCATCGCGCACACCGGTCGCAACCAGGACGATACGGTGGTCGCGACGGCGACCCGATCCGTCCTCGTCCGCACTCTTCCCGAAGGGACTCCTGCACAATGA
- a CDS encoding Sir2 family NAD-dependent protein deacetylase, giving the protein MSVSNPAELSATIAHAADLLRGKRIALLTGAGISTDSGIPAYRGEGARNRSDPMTIQTYLGDAAARRRYWIGGHLGWKAFAQAGPNPGHTALAEMEASGLVSGVITQNVDGLHLRAGSSHVIEVHGTMRRVLCLHCGQVFDRRDVAVQIEQLNPWITVPENVALAPDGDVLPESTEGFVVPVCTVCDGMLKPDVVFFGEYVPQDRFRAAESLLRASSALIVAGSSLVVNSGVRLVERARRRSIPLIIVNHEPTRADVWADVTIAAGTSEVLPALQELLR; this is encoded by the coding sequence GTGAGCGTGTCGAACCCTGCCGAGCTGTCGGCCACCATCGCCCACGCGGCAGATCTGCTGCGGGGGAAGCGCATCGCCCTTCTCACCGGCGCAGGCATCTCGACCGACTCCGGCATCCCCGCCTATCGCGGAGAGGGTGCGCGCAACCGCAGCGACCCCATGACGATTCAGACGTACCTCGGCGACGCAGCGGCACGACGGCGCTACTGGATCGGCGGGCATCTCGGGTGGAAGGCGTTCGCGCAGGCAGGACCGAATCCCGGCCACACGGCCCTCGCCGAGATGGAGGCATCGGGACTCGTCTCCGGCGTCATCACTCAGAATGTCGACGGCCTCCATCTGCGCGCCGGCAGCTCCCACGTCATCGAGGTGCACGGGACCATGCGTCGCGTGCTGTGCCTGCACTGCGGACAGGTGTTCGACCGTCGCGATGTCGCCGTGCAGATCGAGCAGCTCAATCCCTGGATCACGGTGCCCGAGAACGTCGCGCTGGCACCGGACGGCGACGTGCTTCCCGAGTCCACCGAGGGCTTCGTCGTCCCGGTGTGCACCGTCTGCGACGGCATGCTGAAACCCGACGTGGTCTTCTTCGGCGAATACGTCCCTCAGGACCGTTTCCGCGCGGCGGAGTCCCTGCTGCGTGCCAGTTCGGCACTGATCGTGGCAGGTTCCTCGCTGGTCGTGAACTCCGGCGTGCGGCTGGTGGAGCGAGCACGCCGTCGCAGCATCCCTCTGATCATCGTCAATCATGAGCCGACCCGCGCGGATGTCTGGGCCGATGTGACCATCGCCGCAGGCACCAGCGAGGTGCTCCCCGCCCTTCAGGAACTTCTTCGATGA
- a CDS encoding acetyl/propionyl/methylcrotonyl-CoA carboxylase subunit alpha has product MTDLFHTVLVANRGEIARRVIRTLRDLGIRSVAVYSDADATAPHVREADVAIRIGPAPASESYLDIAAVIAAAKSTGAQAIHPGYGFLSESVGLAQACAAADIVFIGPDITALEVMGDKARAREHVVRHGVPVVPGFDASGLSDAEIAGEADRVGYPLLVKPSAGGGGKGMEVVTSSDGLTTALASARRVAAASFGDDSLILERLIRRPRHIEVQVFGDRQGTVLALGERECTLQRRHQKVIEEAPSAGLAEGTRERLLATAVLAAESVSYVGAGTVEFLVDADAPDEVFFIEMNTRLQVEHPVTEQVTGLDLVALQIRVAAGLPLDIVPSVHGHAVEARIYAESPERGFLPSTGIVLRFDPPAGVRVDAAIETGSEVTGFYDPMIAKVIATADDRTTALALLDSALSRTVVLGVDTNIAFLRRLCRNERVIAGALDTGLIETMLPLGATPPTAAMLDAAARAVQWASEPLRTSALWRELPGWRSGAPSAERAQPSFVTDDEELLTVAPGDDHSGGAARAAVDEEGAVWVAQDGITMRLRPLDRRAMMRRRLAGSQTDSGSQGPDGRAPMPGSVVAVHVEDGSTVAAGTPLVSIEAMKMEHQVLAPQDGTVHLLVSVGEQVRRDQAVARVTTEESR; this is encoded by the coding sequence ATGACTGATCTGTTCCACACCGTGCTCGTCGCGAATCGCGGCGAGATCGCCCGGCGCGTGATCCGCACGTTGCGCGACCTCGGAATCCGCAGCGTCGCGGTCTACAGTGACGCGGATGCCACGGCACCGCATGTCCGCGAAGCCGATGTCGCCATCCGTATCGGTCCGGCGCCGGCCTCCGAGTCCTACCTCGACATCGCCGCCGTCATCGCGGCGGCGAAGAGCACCGGCGCCCAGGCCATCCACCCCGGATACGGCTTCCTGTCGGAGAGCGTCGGGTTGGCACAGGCCTGCGCCGCGGCCGACATCGTGTTCATCGGCCCCGACATCACGGCCCTCGAGGTGATGGGGGACAAGGCCAGGGCGCGCGAGCACGTCGTGCGGCACGGTGTGCCGGTCGTCCCCGGCTTCGACGCCTCCGGACTGTCCGATGCCGAGATCGCCGGAGAGGCCGATCGCGTCGGCTACCCCTTGCTGGTCAAGCCCAGCGCGGGCGGCGGTGGCAAGGGCATGGAGGTCGTCACGTCCTCGGACGGGCTCACGACAGCTCTCGCATCCGCCCGTCGCGTCGCTGCGGCCTCGTTCGGGGATGACTCGCTGATCCTCGAACGTCTCATCCGACGCCCCCGCCACATCGAGGTACAGGTGTTCGGCGATCGGCAGGGCACCGTCCTCGCCCTCGGCGAGCGCGAGTGCACACTCCAGCGCCGCCACCAGAAGGTCATCGAGGAGGCCCCCTCCGCCGGTCTGGCGGAGGGGACGAGGGAGCGCCTGCTCGCGACGGCCGTGCTCGCCGCAGAGAGCGTGTCCTACGTCGGGGCCGGCACGGTGGAGTTCCTCGTCGACGCGGACGCCCCCGATGAGGTGTTCTTCATCGAGATGAACACTCGCCTGCAGGTCGAGCATCCTGTGACGGAGCAGGTCACCGGCCTCGACCTCGTCGCCCTGCAGATCCGTGTGGCGGCCGGATTGCCGCTCGACATCGTGCCGTCCGTGCACGGGCATGCCGTCGAGGCGCGGATCTACGCCGAGTCCCCGGAGCGCGGCTTCCTGCCTTCGACAGGGATCGTGCTGCGCTTCGATCCTCCCGCCGGTGTGCGGGTGGATGCCGCGATCGAGACCGGAAGCGAGGTCACCGGGTTCTACGATCCGATGATCGCGAAGGTCATCGCGACTGCCGACGACCGGACGACGGCGCTGGCCCTCCTCGATTCCGCCCTGTCCCGCACCGTCGTGCTCGGCGTCGACACCAACATCGCCTTCCTGCGTCGACTCTGCCGCAACGAACGGGTCATCGCCGGCGCTCTGGACACAGGGCTGATCGAGACGATGCTCCCTCTCGGCGCGACGCCGCCCACGGCAGCGATGCTCGACGCGGCGGCCCGCGCGGTGCAATGGGCTTCGGAACCGCTCCGTACGAGCGCTCTCTGGCGTGAACTGCCCGGATGGCGGTCGGGAGCGCCGTCCGCGGAGCGCGCGCAGCCGAGTTTCGTCACGGACGATGAGGAACTCCTCACCGTCGCGCCCGGCGACGATCACTCCGGGGGAGCGGCGCGGGCGGCGGTCGACGAGGAGGGCGCCGTCTGGGTGGCTCAGGACGGGATCACCATGCGACTGCGTCCGCTCGATCGACGCGCGATGATGCGACGTCGCCTCGCGGGCTCTCAGACCGACAGCGGATCTCAGGGGCCGGATGGACGCGCGCCGATGCCGGGGAGTGTCGTGGCCGTGCATGTCGAGGATGGGTCGACGGTCGCGGCGGGCACTCCGCTCGTGTCGATCGAGGCGATGAAGATGGAGCACCAGGTGCTCGCGCCGCAGGACGGCACCGTGCACCTTCTGGTGTCGGTGGGAGAACAGGTTCGGCGCGATCAAGCGGTCGCCCGTGTGACGACGGAGGAGAGTCGATGA